The Planctomycetota bacterium genome includes the window ACCGGTCCGACCAGCGGCATGTGGCGGGGCGGGTCGATGTAGTCGGCGATCTTGCACTTCGCGATCCGGACGTGGTTCCGCTGGACCTCGTAGAGGAACGGCCAGTTGCCTTGGACGGGGCGGGCCTTCTCGAGGGCCCGCATCACCTCGTCGTCGCTCGGTTCGTCGAGCGCCTCCCAGGGGCCGCCGGCGACCAGCGGGCCGAGGACCGGTGCCCGCTTGTAGCGCTCCTGCTCCCAGAACTGGTCTTCTTTCTGCTTTTGCAGGTAGACCGGCACGGGGATCGGGATCGCGAGCGGGCCGATGTTCGGACCCTGGGCGGTAAGCCAGAAGCAGCCGCTCTGGGAGAGCGTCGCCACCGACACGAGCAGGACCGGCAGGGTGAGACGGGATCGGGCCATCGTGACAGCTCCTCGGGGCGGATTGTCCGCGTGCAGGGGATGTATCGGCTGTGACGGCGGCGAACTTGCGGGTTTTTCCGGCGGCGCAACGGCGCTCGGCTCGGCAGCCGCGACCGACGGCGGTGACCGGCGGGATTGGCAAACCTGGAGGACGCCCGTCGGGCCCGCGAGCGACGTGGGCGGCCCCCGGAAACGCCGACGGCCCGCCTCTCCGCGGTGCGGAGGCGTGGGCCGTTCGGTCACGATCGTCCGGCGACGGACGGATCAGTTGTGGCTGTGGTAGTGGCGGTCGTCGAAGTCGAGCCACCACCAACCGTCATCCCATTCCAGCGACACCCGCCGCCATCCGAGCGGCACCTGCGGGTAGGGGTAGAAGGGGCCAATGTAGGGCCAGGCCGTCGGCGAATACTGGGTCGGGTATTGCAGGGCCGCGTAGTTGGGATACGAGGCGTAGCTCGGCCAGGCGTAATTGGGGAGGTTCGGGCCCTCGCCCCGCATCGGCACCGGCGGCATCCCGACGCCGGCTCCACCCATCGGCATCGGCGCCCCGAGCCCACCGCCGGGGCCACCGGCCATCGGGCCGTAGCTCCCCGGGCCGACGCCGGGCTGGCCGGCCATCGGACCGCCCACCGGACCGCCTTGGGAGTAGCGGATCGAACCGGGGACGACCTGGCCGTCACCCACCGCCGGCATCCCGCCGGGGATCATGCCGGGGTCACCGCCGCCGATCGCACCGTCGACCATGCCGCCGACCGTCTGGTCGTAGCCCCCCATGCTGCCGCGGCGCATCATGCCGCTGCGCATCGCGACATCCTGGCGGGTCCGGGTCGCACCGGACGACTGGACGACGCCGTTTCGCGGGGCGGTCGCCCGGGGACCGGACGGGGTGTTGATCGTGATCGTCGGCAGGCCGATCGCCTGGGCGAGCTGCACCAGCCGCGAGGGCTTGGCGGCCGGTTCGGCGAATCGCGGCTCGGCCTTGGTGGTCGCCGCGACCGTCGGCTGGGCCGCCTCCGTGGCCGCCGGGCCGAGCCGGGCCGGCTCGCTGCCCGGGCGGGGCGTGGCGGTGCCGCCGGCGATGGCCCGCACCGAGCCGGGAACGGCAAGGCCGTTGAGGACCCCCTTCGGCGAGCTTTCGGTGATCGAGAGCCGGTTCACGACCCGCTCGACCCCCTCCACCGACTCGGCGGCAGCGAGGGCGGCATCGATCTGGCCGCGGTCACCGACCTGGCCCTCGAGCCACACCGTGCCCGATTTGGCGCGGACGGTGACCCGATGCCCTTCGACCGCCGCGGTGTCGCGGAGCCGGCCGGCGACGCTGGCCGCCAGATCGTCGGCGCCCCGCGCGGCCGACAGCGTGCCGGCGGCGAGGACCGCAAGAAGGAAGGTGAACCGCGAAATGGACATGGATGACTCCTTGGATCGGTGGCGATCGGCGGCTCCGCAGGGCCACGGCTCCACCGGGCCGCTTCGGCCGGCGCCCTCTGCCGCGGAAGAGATCGGCTGCCGGTCATGCCGGAGGCGAGGATTTTTCCGATCCTCCCGTCGGCGCCGCGCCGATGGCGCAAGGCAGGCAAAAGGGGCGGTCCGGCCGATTGTCAGCGCTCGACGCGCGGGAGATCGACGACGGCGATCATCGTGATCCCGGTCAACGTCACGGCGCTGGTGGCCGCCACCCCGGGGCCGACCTCGAGCGACAGCCCGCACAGCCCGCCGATCGCCGCCAACGACAGCACGCAGGCGGCCTGGCCGAGGCGCTCGTAGCGCGTCCCCTCGGCGAGCCGCGACAGCGCCGCCGCCAGCAGGCCGGCGACGTGGACGACGGTGAACCCGCAGAGGAACGTGTTGCCGACGAACGCCACCAGCGCCGGGACGGGAGCGAAGGGGACCGAGGGATCCATCACTTGCCCCCCAGCAGTTCCTCGAGCTTCTTTTCCAGGTCGGTGATCACGAGGCTGCGATCGACCACCTTGCCCTGGGCGTCGAGGAGGAGCATCGTCGGCAGCGTCAGGACGCCGAGCTCCTGGGCGAGCGGGCCGTCGAGGCCACCCGTCTCGTGGAGCTGCGGCCACGGGATCGGCTTGGCGGCGAGGTAGCGCGCGAGCTGCTGCTTGTCGGTGTCGAGGCAGATCCCGACGACGCCGAACCGCTTCGGGCCGTATTTGGCGTAGAGCTCGCGGATCTGCGCGATGTCGACCTTGCACGGCTCGCACCAGGTCGCCCAGTAGTGCACGAGCACGGGCACGCCACGCATCTCCTTGAGGGCGACGGGCTTGCCGTCGAGCGACGTCCCCGACAGCGAGAGTGCCTTGCCGACGCTCTCCAGCCGGCGGGCCGCACCGCGGGCCTTGCGCGCCGCGGAAGCGTCGGGAAACTGGGTCGAAATCGCACCGTAGCGCTCGAGGGCCTCCTTTTCGCGCCCCTCGAACTCGTCGGCGATCGCCAGCTGCAGCAGGGCCTCGGCGGTGTCGGGGGACTCGGGGTATTTCTCGACGAACGCCGCCAGCTCCTCGAGCCAAGCGGTCTGGATCTTGGCGACGTCGGCACCGGGCTGCTGGACCGCGGCGGCATAGCGCGACGAGGCGAGCCGGAAGGCGACGAACGCCGCCATCGCGGGATCGTCGGCGACGGCGGCCCCGAGCTTCTCCAGGCCAGCGAGGCCGTCGGGAAGGCTGCCGTCCTGGACGCCCGCGGCCACCGTCTCGATCAGTTGCCGCTGCCAGAAGCCGCGCTGCGCGGGATCGGCATCGGCCACCACCGTCTCGAGCAGCTTCACCTGCTCGGCCGCCAGCGCCGCCCGGTCGGCAGGGGCGGCGGCGGCGAGCTTGGCCTCGACGTCGCGGAGCTTGGCGAGCAACGGCTTGATCCGCTCGTCTTCGGCGGGCATCTGCCCGGCGCCCGCTTCGCCACCGACACGCGGCGCGAAGAATCCGACCGGCTCGGCGATCTCGCCGCCCGCGCCCGGGATCTGCGGGGCGTCGATCGGCCGCCAGACGTCGCCGAACCGGACGAGCGAGCCGACGTAAATCTGCCCGCCACTGTCGCCCGAGTCGACCAGCGCGACGACGTTGTCGTAGGCGTGGATGTCTTTCTTCACCCCGTCGCTGCCGGCGGGGAGGGTGCCGGGCTGGCCGGCGAGCATGTTGTTCCACCGCGCCTCGGCGGGGAGGACCGCCTTGGCCTCGACGAGCCGGCGAAACGCCTTCTCGGCACCGCTGGCCCGGTCGGCGAGCCCGGAGAGGAGGGGCTCGGTGAACCCGGCCGCCTCGAGCTCGGCCTTCGAGGGGAGAAGGCAGGCGAAGGCGGCGGCATCGCGGTCGCGGAGCGCCGCGACGATCTCCGCGGTCGCCTCCTCGGCGGACAAAACCTTCCACGCATCGAGCTTGCCATTGCCGTCGGCATCGATGCCCCAGCGGCTGCCCGCGGCATTGAGCCAGCGCGACTGATCGGGCTTGCTGTCGAAGTCGCTGTCGATGTCGCGGTAGACCTCGATGCCGTCCTTGAAATAGCTCCAGCGGTCGACGACGCGGTCGTTGTTGGTGTCGGCGAACGAGCGGAGCACCTCGCCGCCGGCCCCGCGGACGACCCAGGCATTGAGGCCCCCCTGGACCTCCATCTTGATCGTCGCGCGCGTCGCCGCGTCGGCGGCGGGCCGGTCGTAGTCCACCGAAGGCTGGACCGGCGCGAGACCGAGGGCGTATTCGACGGTCGGCCCGGCGGCGCCGGCCAGAACACCGCCGGCGGCGACGAGGCCCGCCACGCCGAGGGCCGCGTGGCGCAGCGAGCGGTGCGCACGCGCCCCGCCGCGGGAAGACCGCGACGGCGTGCGGGTGGCATCGGATGCGACGGCGAGGCGGAGCCAGGAACCGGGGGTGCGAAGCGGCGAGACCATGCGAAAACTCCACTGCTGACCTGGTCGATCGTCGGCCGCCACACTAGCGGGAACACCGCGCCGCGCCAGCCCCATTTTCCCCCCTCCCGCCCCCCACGCCTCCGGCGGCCAGGCCCTAGGAAAACGCCCTCGCCGTCCCTACACTCGGTTCCTCGGCGGTTGGCCTTCGGGCCGCCGCGAACGCCGCGCGCGTAGCTCAGTTGGTTAGAGCGCCACCCTGATAAGGTGGAGGTCCCAAGTTCGAATCTTGGCGCGCGCAGTTTGTGGCAGCCGTCCCGCGGCTGCCGTTTGCATGAAACCGTGGATGGCTTCGTACTTCCAGCCGTCCCGCGGCTGCCGTTTGCATGAAACCGTGGATGGCTTCGTACTTCCAGCCGTCCCGCGGCTGCCGTTTGCATGAAACCGTGGATGGCTTCGTACTTCCAGCCGTCTCAGCGGCTGGTGGCTTTCCGCCATCTCCAGGGACCCGCGTAGCCCCTCCGCCGTCGCCCTCGCATCGGCCCGTCGCAACCTCGTGCGGGTCGATGCGAGGGCATAGGCGCGAGGGGCGTCCCCCTCTGTCGAGCCTGAGCTGAGGCTCCACACGAACCCAAGCCGAGACCGGCACGCTCTGCTTGACCCACGAACCGGTCTCAGGAACCATATCCATTGCACCTTCCGTACTTCGGCTGGCGGTTCGGGCGATTTGGAATTCCGAGGGGACGTAGCTCAATTGGGAGAGCACCGCCTTTGCAAGGCGGGGGTTGAGGGTTCGATCCCCTTCGTCTCCACTCTGCCGCCCACGCCAGCCGTGATGATCCCCGAGCGCGACCACGTCACCGGCCTCGCCCCCCGCCGGCACCTCGAGGACCTCCTCGAAGCCCCCTGGCGAGACCCCGCGGCGCTCCTCATCGCCGACGTCGTCGCGCTCAAGCAGGTCAACGAGACGGCCGGGTTCCGGGCCGGCGACGACCGGCTCCGCCACGCCGCCGACCGCCTCCGGACCGCCGCACCCTCCGCGACGATCACGGCGCGTCTCGGGGGGGACGAGATGGTGGCCCTGTTCACCGGCGCCACGGCCCTGGCCGACGCCGAATCGGCCGCGACGCGGCTCCGGTCCGCCGGCGAGCCGGCGCTGCGGGCCGCCGCCGCGGCCGTCGTGCCGGGGGCCGATCCGTGGGCCGTTCTCGAACGGCTCTATGCGTCGCTGCGCCGGTCCTGAATAATCCCGGTTTCTCCCACCGCCATCCCGCCTCGCCTTCTGTCCCACCCCCGGCGGAGCCCGGCTCCGCTCCCGCCCCCTTGCGGCGGCTCCGGCCGCTGTTCCATGTCCACCCAACTGACCGCTCCGGCCACCAACGCCGCCGCCCGCCGCGACGACATCCGCAACATCGCGATCATCGCCCACG containing:
- a CDS encoding BON domain-containing protein, producing MSISRFTFLLAVLAAGTLSAARGADDLAASVAGRLRDTAAVEGHRVTVRAKSGTVWLEGQVGDRGQIDAALAAAESVEGVERVVNRLSITESSPKGVLNGLAVPGSVRAIAGGTATPRPGSEPARLGPAATEAAQPTVAATTKAEPRFAEPAAKPSRLVQLAQAIGLPTITINTPSGPRATAPRNGVVQSSGATRTRQDVAMRSGMMRRGSMGGYDQTVGGMVDGAIGGGDPGMIPGGMPAVGDGQVVPGSIRYSQGGPVGGPMAGQPGVGPGSYGPMAGGPGGGLGAPMPMGGAGVGMPPVPMRGEGPNLPNYAWPSYASYPNYAALQYPTQYSPTAWPYIGPFYPYPQVPLGWRRVSLEWDDGWWWLDFDDRHYHSHN
- a CDS encoding redoxin domain-containing protein, translated to MVSPLRTPGSWLRLAVASDATRTPSRSSRGGARAHRSLRHAALGVAGLVAAGGVLAGAAGPTVEYALGLAPVQPSVDYDRPAADAATRATIKMEVQGGLNAWVVRGAGGEVLRSFADTNNDRVVDRWSYFKDGIEVYRDIDSDFDSKPDQSRWLNAAGSRWGIDADGNGKLDAWKVLSAEEATAEIVAALRDRDAAAFACLLPSKAELEAAGFTEPLLSGLADRASGAEKAFRRLVEAKAVLPAEARWNNMLAGQPGTLPAGSDGVKKDIHAYDNVVALVDSGDSGGQIYVGSLVRFGDVWRPIDAPQIPGAGGEIAEPVGFFAPRVGGEAGAGQMPAEDERIKPLLAKLRDVEAKLAAAAPADRAALAAEQVKLLETVVADADPAQRGFWQRQLIETVAAGVQDGSLPDGLAGLEKLGAAVADDPAMAAFVAFRLASSRYAAAVQQPGADVAKIQTAWLEELAAFVEKYPESPDTAEALLQLAIADEFEGREKEALERYGAISTQFPDASAARKARGAARRLESVGKALSLSGTSLDGKPVALKEMRGVPVLVHYWATWCEPCKVDIAQIRELYAKYGPKRFGVVGICLDTDKQQLARYLAAKPIPWPQLHETGGLDGPLAQELGVLTLPTMLLLDAQGKVVDRSLVITDLEKKLEELLGGK
- a CDS encoding diguanylate cyclase, which encodes MIPERDHVTGLAPRRHLEDLLEAPWRDPAALLIADVVALKQVNETAGFRAGDDRLRHAADRLRTAAPSATITARLGGDEMVALFTGATALADAESAATRLRSAGEPALRAAAAAVVPGADPWAVLERLYASLRRS